From the Amycolatopsis thermoflava N1165 genome, one window contains:
- a CDS encoding DMT family transporter: protein MSVSVEAPARARSSLTLLVAGVLWGTGGLSGSLLATRGGLSAISVATYRLLLGGAALVVFLWLSRGLRGMVWTKPVVRRIALAGGLLGSFQAAYFAAVTLTSVGTATMVTIGSVPVFVTAATAIRARRLPGPLTLVSVALGLAGLALLSATPGHGGWRLLGGVAFALAAGAGFSVLTLALRRPVEGLDYQRTTAFGLLTGGLLLLPAGLVLGMALPLRLDVLAVALYFGVVPTGLGYVLYFRVLGAARPVVAALATLLEPLTAAILSAVVLHEDLGVQGWCGAALLGAGLLVGYLRS, encoded by the coding sequence ATGTCCGTTTCCGTCGAGGCGCCCGCGCGCGCCCGATCGTCGTTGACCCTGCTCGTCGCCGGGGTGCTGTGGGGCACCGGTGGTCTGTCCGGGTCGCTGCTCGCCACCCGCGGTGGTCTCTCCGCGATTTCCGTTGCCACGTACCGGTTGCTGCTCGGCGGCGCCGCGCTCGTGGTGTTCCTGTGGCTCTCCCGCGGCCTGCGCGGGATGGTCTGGACCAAACCGGTGGTCCGCCGGATCGCGCTGGCCGGCGGGCTCCTCGGCTCGTTCCAGGCGGCGTACTTCGCGGCGGTCACGCTGACCTCGGTCGGCACCGCGACGATGGTCACGATCGGCAGCGTGCCGGTCTTCGTCACCGCCGCCACGGCGATCCGCGCCCGCCGCCTGCCCGGCCCGCTGACCCTGGTGTCGGTCGCACTCGGGCTGGCCGGGCTGGCGCTGCTGTCCGCCACCCCCGGCCACGGCGGCTGGCGGCTGCTCGGCGGCGTGGCGTTCGCGCTGGCCGCCGGCGCGGGCTTCAGCGTGCTGACGCTGGCGCTGCGCCGTCCCGTCGAAGGCCTGGACTACCAGCGCACCACCGCGTTCGGGCTGCTCACCGGCGGGTTGCTGCTGCTGCCCGCCGGGCTGGTCCTCGGCATGGCGCTGCCGCTGCGGCTGGACGTCCTCGCGGTCGCGCTGTACTTCGGCGTCGTGCCGACCGGGCTGGGGTACGTGCTGTACTTCCGCGTCCTCGGCGCCGCGCGGCCCGTCGTCGCGGCGCTCGCGACCCTGCTGGAACCCCTCACCGCGGCGATCCTGTCCGCCGTCGTCCTGCACGAGGACCTCGGCGTCCAGGGCTGGTGCGGCGCCGCGCTGCTGGGCGCCGGACTGCTGGTGGGCTACCTGCGGTCCTGA
- a CDS encoding GNAT family N-acetyltransferase, with the protein MTTSLHYTQLSADDFRTRLREALAIYVEAMRYPPGTAEQRAPMWLTHALREGWRCIAAFDAEGTMLGIAYGYRGAPGQWWHEQVRRGLTSAGGEQLAERWLADYFELTEIHVRPASQARGIGEDLLRRLLDGVDSRHVLLSTPEGPSRAWKLYRRLGFVDALRDYHFAGDPRPFAILGRTLPLEPQDRR; encoded by the coding sequence ATGACCACGTCCCTGCACTACACGCAGCTGTCCGCCGACGATTTCCGCACCCGGCTGCGGGAAGCGCTCGCCATCTACGTCGAGGCGATGCGCTACCCGCCGGGCACGGCCGAGCAGCGCGCCCCGATGTGGCTCACGCACGCGCTGCGCGAGGGCTGGCGCTGCATCGCCGCGTTCGACGCCGAGGGCACGATGCTCGGCATCGCCTACGGCTACCGGGGCGCGCCCGGCCAGTGGTGGCACGAGCAGGTGCGGCGCGGGCTGACCTCCGCCGGCGGCGAGCAGCTCGCCGAGCGGTGGCTGGCCGACTACTTTGAGCTGACCGAGATCCACGTCCGACCGGCGAGCCAGGCCCGCGGGATCGGCGAGGACCTGCTGCGCCGCCTGCTCGACGGCGTGGACAGCAGGCACGTCCTGCTGTCCACGCCGGAGGGGCCGAGCCGGGCGTGGAAGCTGTACCGGCGCCTGGGTTTCGTCGACGCGCTGCGCGACTACCACTTCGCGGGTGATCCACGCCCGTTCGCCATCCTCGGCCGCACCCTGCCGCTGGAGCCTCAGGACCGCAGGTAG
- a CDS encoding YbaK/EbsC family protein, whose amino-acid sequence MSSLDHPAVAKVAAALAEAGKHDAAAGIRILPAEVRTAAQAAEALGVETGAIANSLVFRAVFADRTVPLLSLTSGAHRANTDTLAALVGAESVEKADPAFVREHTGQAIGGVAPVGHPAPVLTLVDTALQAYDTVWAAAGHAKSVFPTTFADLVAVTGGRPADVAS is encoded by the coding sequence ATGAGCAGCCTGGACCATCCGGCGGTGGCCAAGGTCGCTGCCGCGCTCGCCGAGGCGGGCAAGCACGACGCCGCTGCCGGCATCCGCATCCTGCCGGCCGAGGTGCGCACGGCCGCGCAGGCCGCCGAGGCCCTCGGCGTCGAGACCGGCGCGATCGCCAACAGCCTCGTCTTCCGCGCGGTGTTCGCCGACCGCACCGTCCCGCTGCTGTCGCTGACCTCGGGCGCCCACCGGGCCAACACCGACACGCTCGCCGCGCTGGTCGGCGCCGAGTCGGTCGAGAAAGCCGACCCGGCGTTCGTACGGGAGCACACCGGGCAGGCCATCGGCGGCGTCGCCCCGGTCGGGCACCCGGCCCCGGTGCTCACCCTCGTCGACACCGCGCTGCAGGCCTACGACACCGTGTGGGCGGCGGCCGGGCACGCCAAGTCGGTCTTCCCGACCACCTTCGCCGACCTCGTCGCCGTCACCGGCGGACGGCCCGCGGACGTCGCGTCATGA
- a CDS encoding DUF5134 domain-containing protein translates to MFSSPAWLGWSLAGLFTVLAVFSLIQVLALAARSWAACCDGVTGDRESALAHSVMAVAMALMFVPWGNSVPAIAWNVVFVAVAAWFAATLFRAAPGLPRWRSAATHHLLGAVAMLAMVSAMGGAPAASGDHGGHSSASAGFLLPAVMTCLVVYFAADVALSGWRAVRGGPGGRGSGVARAVMGAGMAVMLVPML, encoded by the coding sequence ATGTTCTCGTCCCCGGCATGGCTCGGCTGGTCGCTGGCCGGCCTGTTCACGGTGCTCGCGGTCTTCTCCCTGATCCAGGTCCTCGCCCTCGCGGCCCGCTCGTGGGCGGCGTGCTGCGACGGGGTGACCGGCGACCGCGAATCCGCGCTCGCGCATTCGGTGATGGCCGTGGCGATGGCGCTGATGTTCGTGCCGTGGGGCAACTCCGTCCCGGCGATCGCCTGGAACGTCGTGTTCGTGGCGGTGGCCGCCTGGTTCGCGGCCACGCTGTTCCGCGCCGCGCCCGGGCTGCCGCGGTGGCGCTCCGCGGCGACGCACCACCTGCTGGGCGCGGTGGCGATGCTGGCGATGGTCAGCGCCATGGGCGGCGCGCCGGCGGCGAGCGGTGACCATGGCGGCCACTCCAGCGCGTCCGCCGGGTTCCTGCTGCCCGCCGTGATGACCTGTCTGGTCGTGTACTTCGCTGCCGACGTCGCCTTGTCCGGGTGGCGTGCGGTGCGGGGCGGGCCGGGCGGCCGCGGCTCCGGCGTCGCGCGGGCCGTCATGGGCGCCGGAATGGCTGTGATGCTCGTGCCGATGCTCTAA
- a CDS encoding DUF2268 domain-containing protein: MTITVLDTYPAMRRILRAPREERAALLEEMLRPAAGMYRYFPGEVDLVAMHRMGSGFPLDRDEDRCLEALEALHDADAWGRIEGALRDAVAVQLEATPDLAVPDITVLIVLGDPGDEHFMGTSLGMTANGSVSGYLFLNFWPFPENLARLEATAVHELNHNLRYSSGGVVWNPATVTVGEQVVSEGLADAFARQLYGDELGYARVGVPHLHDDAVFDKVVSGLEVSGMQNFTAWVHGDAHAIRYGATPVGLPTGAGYAVGNRLVDAYLAATGRTAAQALLVDSREVIDTALSSMNAAPGR, encoded by the coding sequence ATGACGATCACGGTTCTGGACACCTACCCCGCCATGCGGCGGATCCTGCGCGCCCCGCGGGAGGAGCGGGCCGCGCTGCTCGAAGAAATGCTGCGGCCCGCCGCCGGCATGTACCGCTACTTCCCCGGCGAGGTGGACCTCGTCGCGATGCACCGCATGGGCTCGGGTTTCCCGCTCGACCGCGACGAGGACCGGTGCCTGGAGGCGCTGGAGGCGCTGCACGACGCGGACGCGTGGGGCCGGATCGAGGGCGCGCTGCGCGACGCCGTCGCCGTGCAGCTGGAGGCGACCCCGGACCTCGCGGTGCCCGACATCACCGTCCTGATCGTCCTCGGCGACCCCGGCGACGAGCACTTCATGGGCACGAGCCTGGGCATGACGGCCAACGGCAGCGTGTCGGGCTACCTGTTCCTCAACTTCTGGCCGTTCCCGGAGAACCTGGCGCGGCTGGAGGCGACGGCGGTCCACGAGCTGAACCACAACCTCCGCTACTCCAGTGGTGGTGTGGTCTGGAATCCGGCGACGGTCACGGTGGGGGAGCAGGTGGTGTCCGAGGGGCTCGCGGACGCGTTCGCGCGCCAGCTGTACGGCGACGAGCTCGGCTACGCCCGCGTCGGCGTGCCGCACCTGCACGACGACGCGGTGTTCGACAAGGTCGTCTCCGGCCTCGAGGTGAGCGGCATGCAGAACTTCACCGCGTGGGTGCACGGCGACGCGCACGCGATCCGGTACGGCGCCACCCCGGTCGGGCTGCCCACCGGCGCCGGTTACGCCGTGGGCAACCGTCTGGTCGACGCGTACCTGGCCGCGACGGGACGCACCGCGGCACAGGCGCTGCTGGTGGACAGCCGGGAGGTCATCGACACCGCCCTCAGCTCGATGAACGCCGCCCCCGGACGATGA
- a CDS encoding copper resistance protein CopC — MLVRRLSVALALAGTVLLAAAPAASAHTTLQSSDPAEGAALSAAPQQVSLKFGGAFTLPADPIRITGPDGAQWSVGPATVTERTLTAPVQPSGPAGAYVLTWSIVAADGDPVTGRINFSLTAPASTPSSSAAPSSPAPAPAPSQAAQTSDDGGFPAWAWIVIAVAVVAAVVAVIVRGRRSSS; from the coding sequence ATGCTCGTCCGGCGTCTGTCCGTCGCGCTCGCACTGGCCGGCACGGTGCTGCTGGCCGCCGCGCCCGCCGCATCGGCCCACACCACGCTGCAGAGCAGCGACCCGGCCGAAGGCGCGGCGCTGTCCGCCGCGCCGCAGCAGGTGAGCCTCAAGTTCGGCGGCGCGTTCACGCTGCCCGCCGACCCGATCCGGATCACCGGACCGGACGGCGCGCAGTGGTCGGTCGGCCCCGCGACGGTGACCGAGCGGACCCTCACCGCGCCGGTCCAGCCGTCCGGTCCCGCCGGGGCCTACGTGCTCACCTGGTCGATCGTCGCGGCCGATGGCGACCCGGTCACCGGCCGGATCAACTTCTCGCTCACGGCGCCCGCCTCGACGCCGTCGTCTTCAGCGGCGCCCTCATCGCCTGCCCCGGCTCCCGCGCCGTCGCAGGCGGCCCAGACGTCGGACGACGGCGGCTTCCCGGCCTGGGCGTGGATCGTCATCGCCGTGGCCGTGGTCGCCGCCGTCGTCGCGGTCATCGTCCGGGGGCGGCGTTCATCGAGCTGA
- a CDS encoding SAV_6107 family HEPN domain-containing protein has product MSIAVESHAEERQPALPLPVRPPAAPAATALLADARRGLAEARHAAQPAPRFIAAYLAALRAGAAVLAASGRPHRGRARPASVWVLLEAAAPELTDWTAYFAAHSAARAAAQAGNTRRITPERADELLRQSALFVELARDLVHGRTPVTAPSRVRQCDAPPTLGKASRRR; this is encoded by the coding sequence ATGTCCATTGCCGTCGAATCCCACGCCGAGGAGAGGCAGCCGGCGCTGCCGCTACCGGTCCGTCCGCCGGCGGCACCCGCCGCCACGGCCCTGCTCGCCGACGCCCGGCGGGGCCTCGCCGAGGCCCGGCACGCCGCCCAGCCGGCGCCCAGGTTCATCGCGGCGTACCTGGCCGCGCTCCGCGCGGGCGCCGCGGTGCTCGCCGCGAGCGGCCGTCCGCACCGCGGCCGGGCCCGCCCGGCCAGCGTCTGGGTGCTGCTCGAGGCGGCGGCGCCGGAGCTGACCGACTGGACGGCGTACTTCGCCGCGCACTCGGCGGCGCGCGCCGCCGCGCAGGCGGGCAACACCCGCCGGATCACGCCCGAACGGGCCGACGAACTGCTGCGCCAGTCCGCGTTGTTCGTCGAGCTGGCCCGCGACCTCGTGCACGGGCGGACGCCCGTGACGGCGCCGAGCCGGGTACGGCAGTGCGACGCGCCGCCGACCCTGGGGAAGGCGTCCCGAAGGCGATGA
- a CDS encoding maleylpyruvate isomerase family mycothiol-dependent enzyme: protein MTGQALVDHGRLLDVLGAEVERLTAAAREAAPDTPVPTTPGLTIGEVVRHLGGVYRVATGWMTEGRRPAGWQRDPADGQSGEEYLREGFAALHRELTSHDPAEYAAGWWPADRTYGFWCRRMAHETTVHRIDVQNAANRIVTEVDEDVAIDGIDEILALWFGQRLPMLGLSGTFTGSVGIRTGGHDWIARAGPGETVAWRCSAADTDRANGLVTGPPMAVYQWLWGRLGHGSVTWERSEDSIGQFWALLRLATK, encoded by the coding sequence ATGACCGGGCAAGCACTCGTCGACCACGGCCGTCTGCTGGACGTGCTGGGCGCCGAGGTCGAACGGCTCACCGCGGCGGCGCGGGAGGCGGCGCCGGACACGCCGGTGCCCACCACGCCCGGTCTCACGATCGGCGAGGTGGTCCGGCACCTCGGCGGTGTCTACCGCGTCGCCACGGGCTGGATGACCGAGGGCAGGCGACCCGCGGGCTGGCAGCGGGACCCGGCGGACGGCCAGAGCGGCGAGGAGTACCTGCGGGAGGGGTTCGCGGCCCTGCACCGCGAACTGACCTCGCACGACCCCGCCGAGTACGCGGCGGGCTGGTGGCCCGCCGACCGCACCTACGGGTTCTGGTGCCGCCGGATGGCGCACGAGACCACGGTGCACCGGATCGACGTCCAGAACGCCGCGAACCGGATCGTCACCGAGGTCGACGAAGACGTGGCGATCGACGGCATCGACGAGATCCTGGCGCTGTGGTTCGGGCAGCGGCTGCCGATGCTCGGGCTGTCCGGCACGTTCACCGGATCGGTCGGGATCCGCACCGGCGGCCACGACTGGATCGCCCGCGCGGGGCCTGGTGAAACGGTTGCCTGGCGCTGTTCGGCCGCCGACACCGACCGGGCCAACGGGCTGGTCACCGGTCCGCCGATGGCGGTCTACCAGTGGCTGTGGGGCAGGCTCGGGCACGGGTCGGTCACCTGGGAGCGGAGCGAGGATTCGATCGGGCAGTTCTGGGCGCTGCTGCGCCTGGCGACGAAGTGA
- a CDS encoding VOC family protein, with product MATRLDSLVIDANRPRELAEFWAQLLGWTITFADDEEIDVEAPGDDGLLLVFGTVPEAKDPAVKNRVHLDLASTSPSDQAAKVDRALALGARKRDIGQGAVPWEVLADPEGNEFCVLEPRPGYTTTEAIAAVVVDARDPLSLAGFWAEAAGWRIGNQEPVIVGLRAPTGRGPWLEFLRSDEAKAGKNRLHLDVAPFADGDTAAEADRLCGLGARRIDIGQGDVPWDVLADPEGNEFCVLSPR from the coding sequence ATGGCGACACGACTGGACAGCCTCGTGATCGACGCGAACCGGCCCCGGGAGCTGGCGGAGTTCTGGGCACAGCTGCTCGGCTGGACGATCACCTTCGCCGACGACGAGGAGATCGACGTCGAGGCGCCCGGGGACGACGGCCTCCTGCTGGTCTTCGGCACCGTGCCGGAGGCCAAGGACCCGGCCGTGAAGAACCGGGTGCACCTCGACCTCGCCAGCACGTCGCCGTCGGACCAGGCGGCCAAGGTGGACCGGGCCCTGGCCCTGGGTGCGCGCAAGCGCGACATCGGCCAGGGCGCGGTCCCCTGGGAGGTGCTGGCGGATCCGGAGGGCAACGAGTTCTGCGTGCTCGAACCACGGCCCGGCTACACCACGACGGAGGCCATCGCGGCGGTCGTCGTGGACGCCCGCGATCCCTTGTCGCTGGCCGGTTTCTGGGCCGAGGCCGCGGGGTGGCGGATCGGCAACCAGGAGCCGGTGATCGTCGGGCTGCGCGCGCCGACCGGGCGCGGGCCGTGGCTGGAGTTCCTGCGCAGCGACGAGGCGAAGGCCGGCAAGAACCGGCTGCACCTGGACGTCGCGCCGTTCGCGGACGGCGACACCGCGGCCGAGGCGGACCGGCTGTGCGGGCTCGGCGCGCGGCGCATCGACATCGGTCAGGGCGACGTCCCGTGGGACGTGCTGGCGGATCCGGAGGGCAACGAGTTCTGCGTGCTCTCGCCACGCTGA
- a CDS encoding GNAT family N-acetyltransferase, whose protein sequence is MPQVVVEDEVSSVVWRVRIRMDDHPGMLARIAIRMADLECNILGLNVLPVPGGVLDEVVIRPATGLTKEQLVAAIQAEGCECSCITDADVRELVDASAATLTAAARAVDDPSRRAEVLREVLTADLVTVVPLAEANPARVEGGHRVVFAVDGETALVARRRWAPFVQLELTRAEALLALLDGARRNVSSPLALTCADGAAVVLREGKPADAEAVSAMHARCSMTTLFARYHTGMRTMPRRWLHRLLVPPRGMSLLAVCGREVIGVGQLIPGATGEIAEVSLLVEDGWQRNGVGTALMGRLAEIAAARGCRRLVAVSLPGRDGIYRTAQRAGLAPEPPEEEGLLRIDLEAAGARVLSEL, encoded by the coding sequence GTGCCGCAGGTGGTCGTCGAGGACGAGGTCTCGTCGGTCGTCTGGCGGGTCCGCATCCGGATGGACGACCACCCCGGCATGCTGGCGCGCATCGCGATCCGGATGGCCGACCTGGAGTGCAACATCCTGGGGCTGAACGTGCTCCCGGTGCCGGGCGGGGTGCTCGACGAGGTGGTGATCCGGCCCGCGACCGGGCTCACCAAGGAGCAGCTGGTCGCGGCTATCCAGGCTGAGGGGTGCGAATGCTCGTGCATCACCGACGCCGACGTGCGCGAGCTGGTGGACGCCTCCGCCGCGACGCTGACGGCGGCCGCGCGGGCGGTCGACGACCCGTCGCGCCGGGCCGAGGTGCTGCGCGAGGTGCTGACCGCGGACCTCGTCACCGTCGTGCCGCTGGCCGAGGCCAACCCGGCGCGCGTCGAGGGCGGCCACCGGGTGGTGTTCGCCGTGGACGGGGAGACCGCGCTGGTGGCCCGGCGGCGGTGGGCCCCGTTCGTGCAGCTGGAACTGACCCGCGCGGAGGCACTGCTGGCACTGCTGGACGGCGCGCGGCGCAACGTGTCCAGCCCGCTGGCCCTGACCTGCGCCGACGGCGCGGCGGTCGTGCTGCGCGAAGGCAAGCCGGCCGACGCCGAGGCGGTGTCCGCGATGCACGCGCGGTGCTCGATGACCACGCTCTTCGCGCGCTACCACACGGGGATGCGCACCATGCCGCGCCGCTGGCTGCACCGCCTGCTGGTGCCGCCGCGCGGCATGAGCCTGCTCGCGGTGTGCGGGCGCGAGGTGATCGGCGTCGGGCAGCTCATCCCCGGCGCGACGGGCGAGATCGCCGAGGTGTCGCTGCTCGTCGAGGACGGCTGGCAGCGAAACGGCGTGGGCACCGCGCTGATGGGACGCCTGGCGGAGATCGCCGCGGCGCGCGGCTGCCGCAGGCTGGTGGCGGTGTCACTGCCCGGGCGGGACGGCATCTACCGGACCGCGCAGCGGGCGGGGCTGGCGCCGGAGCCGCCGGAGGAGGAGGGGCTGTTGCGGATCGACCTGGAGGCCGCGGGTGCTCGGGTGCTGAGTGAGCTGTAG
- the def gene encoding peptide deformylase, producing the protein MALRELRYFGDPVLKTVCDPVTKFDKTLEQLVTDLLDSVRPDGRAGLAAPQIGVSLRVFSYEVDNLLGYVINPEIVELSEETHEINEGCLSVPELWFPTRRAKRAVVRGVDLRNEPVTVEGEDVLAQCLQHETDHLDGMLYLDRLEKDRKRQALKQARDKDWFWNR; encoded by the coding sequence ATGGCGTTGCGGGAGCTGCGGTACTTCGGCGACCCGGTGCTCAAGACGGTCTGCGATCCCGTGACCAAGTTCGACAAGACGCTCGAGCAGCTGGTGACCGACCTGCTGGACAGCGTGCGGCCGGACGGGCGCGCGGGGCTGGCCGCGCCGCAGATCGGGGTGAGCCTGCGGGTGTTCAGCTACGAGGTGGACAACCTGCTCGGGTACGTGATCAACCCGGAGATCGTCGAGCTGTCCGAGGAGACGCACGAGATCAACGAGGGCTGCCTGTCCGTGCCGGAGCTGTGGTTCCCGACCCGCCGCGCGAAGCGCGCGGTGGTGCGCGGCGTCGACCTGCGGAACGAGCCGGTCACCGTGGAGGGCGAGGATGTGCTGGCGCAGTGCCTCCAGCACGAGACCGACCACCTCGACGGCATGCTCTACCTCGACCGGCTGGAGAAGGACCGGAAGCGGCAGGCGCTCAAGCAGGCGCGCGACAAGGACTGGTTCTGGAACCGCTGA